The proteins below are encoded in one region of Oncorhynchus masou masou isolate Uvic2021 chromosome 15, UVic_Omas_1.1, whole genome shotgun sequence:
- the LOC135555056 gene encoding interferon alpha-6-like: MVLQTVTWMSAFLCVAQVCSMPMPCQLQGQLVRITHNLLRDMGGNFPLECLQENVFVAFPATAFSTSGAPQLSISGAMAIYETLKNIDTLFGANDLPTKWDQQKLENFQNIVYRQIEESQCMMGSVDTSDYLIRTEGLKTYFGNIAAVLNEKNFSYCAWEVVRKELLYSLQFILEHNSDSLLWANRT; this comes from the exons ATGGTACTTCAGACTGTCACTTGGATGAGCGCCTTCCTCTGCGTCGCGCAAGTTTGCTCCATGCCCATGCCTTGCCAGCTACAAGGACAGCTGGTGCGAATAACCCACAACCTACTGAGAGACAtg GGGGGCAATTTTCCTCTGGAGTGCCTGCAGGAGAATGTCTTcgtggcattcccagccaccgcATTTTCAACCTCCGGCGCGCCACAG TTGAGCATCAGTGGTGCTATGGCTATTTATGAGACATTGAAGAACATCGACACATTGTTTGGAGCTAACGACCTGCCTACTAAGTGGGACCAACAGAAGTTGGAGAATTTTCAGAATATTGTATACCGCCAGATTGAAGAGAGCCAATGT ATGATGGGCAGTGTGGATACCAGTGATTATCTCATCAGGACAGAAGGACTGAAGACGTACTTTGGGAATATTGCAGCAGTCCTAAACGAAAAG AATTTCAGTTACTGCGCCTGGGAAGTGGTTCGAAAAGAGCTCCTGTACAGCCTACAGTTCATTCTGGAACACAACTCTGATAGCCTGCTGTGGGCCAACAGAACATGA